One stretch of Rosistilla oblonga DNA includes these proteins:
- a CDS encoding RluA family pseudouridine synthase: MTTPPFPILFEDNHLLVIDKPAGIATQGVTDGTSVFDQASEYIRVKYQKPGKVYLGIVSRLDTVTSGVLVLARTSKAASRLSDMLRRRTIEKRYLAVVEGTLPDAEGTLVDFVRKDDAAHRMVVSRESTADAKRAELRYRVIESSGRQSLIEVELITGRKHQIRLQLASRGMPVIGDRKYDASSTFPQGIALHAWQLTFEHPTRREPMSFECRPPKSWQRLSVQLP, encoded by the coding sequence TTGACAACGCCGCCGTTCCCGATCCTATTCGAAGACAATCATCTGCTGGTGATCGATAAACCAGCCGGGATCGCGACGCAGGGAGTCACCGACGGGACCAGCGTCTTCGACCAAGCATCCGAATACATCCGCGTGAAGTATCAAAAACCGGGGAAGGTCTACCTCGGGATCGTCAGCCGTTTGGACACCGTCACCAGCGGTGTTTTAGTTCTGGCGCGGACCAGCAAAGCGGCCAGCCGGTTGTCCGATATGCTGCGGCGACGGACGATCGAAAAGCGTTATCTGGCGGTCGTCGAAGGAACGCTTCCCGATGCGGAAGGGACGCTTGTCGACTTCGTCCGCAAAGACGATGCGGCGCATCGGATGGTCGTCAGCCGCGAATCGACGGCGGATGCCAAGCGAGCGGAACTGCGGTATCGCGTGATCGAATCATCGGGGCGACAGAGTTTGATCGAGGTCGAATTGATCACCGGTCGAAAGCACCAGATCCGTCTGCAGTTAGCCAGTCGCGGGATGCCGGTCATCGGCGATCGTAAATACGATGCGTCGTCGACGTTTCCGCAGGGGATCGCACTTCACGCGTGGCAGCTGACGTTTGAACATCCGACGCGGCGCGAGCCGATGTCGTTTGAGTGTCGCCCGCCAAAATCGTGGCAGCGGTTGTCGGTTCAGCTGCCTTAG
- a CDS encoding cation:proton antiporter yields the protein MHNIESLTVNVLIVLGAGLIAGTICKRIGVSMLVGYLVVGALIGGGVLNLVNQQDHELEVLAQFGALLLLFAVGLEFSLEELMRLSRYSMIGGATQMFLVAVPLTGVCMAFGMSLNAAVLAGFAGALSSTVLVFKALAEWGLTASPHGRRAIAILLFQDVALVPLMLLVPLLTHQGEPPTITTYLLLALKSSIFLAALIGCRSIVGRWIVPSLAGLRSVELVMLFTLCLLGGVCWSAFQLGLPSAVGALAAGIILSGNRLSRQVDSIVLPFRESFSVIFFVTIGTLLDPSMFFQEPLLLTAGLIGMLVLKSGAASIALKLVGLQWKTAFGMGLGLAQLGEFSFLLISEAAGLGLISRDDYNRMLFIALGTLILTPQLIRYGLRWTERSPDEDLHGMQHRRDSAVSRHAIVIGIGLIGRQLASRLEIMGSEVRLVDQSPINLHGFAQQGFHTTAGDARDPDILHRAGAENCGLCIVSVPSDDAALQIVTALRGINHDAEIIVRCRYQGNVHRIMKAGAAAVVSEEAEASKAMLQWCDRAVGPIE from the coding sequence ATGCACAACATCGAATCGCTTACCGTCAACGTCTTGATCGTGCTGGGAGCGGGTTTGATCGCGGGGACGATTTGCAAGCGGATCGGCGTTTCGATGCTTGTCGGCTATCTGGTCGTCGGAGCGTTGATCGGCGGGGGCGTGCTGAATCTGGTCAACCAACAGGACCACGAACTCGAGGTGCTGGCGCAGTTTGGTGCGCTGTTGCTGCTGTTCGCCGTCGGGCTCGAATTCTCGCTCGAAGAACTGATGCGGCTCAGCCGCTATTCGATGATCGGCGGCGCCACGCAGATGTTTCTGGTCGCGGTCCCTTTGACTGGCGTCTGCATGGCGTTTGGGATGTCGTTGAACGCCGCGGTGCTGGCTGGATTTGCCGGCGCACTCAGTTCGACGGTCCTCGTCTTCAAAGCGCTCGCCGAATGGGGACTGACAGCATCGCCGCACGGTCGCCGCGCGATCGCGATTCTTTTGTTCCAAGACGTCGCCCTGGTACCGCTGATGTTGTTGGTCCCGTTGTTGACGCATCAAGGCGAACCGCCGACGATCACGACCTACCTGTTGCTGGCTCTCAAATCATCGATTTTTCTCGCAGCGTTGATCGGTTGTCGCAGCATTGTGGGACGTTGGATCGTGCCAAGTCTGGCGGGACTGCGAAGCGTCGAATTGGTGATGCTGTTCACCCTCTGTTTACTGGGTGGAGTCTGTTGGTCGGCATTCCAGTTGGGGCTGCCATCGGCAGTGGGGGCGCTCGCGGCGGGAATCATTTTGAGTGGCAATCGCTTGAGCCGGCAGGTCGATTCGATCGTGCTGCCGTTTCGCGAATCGTTTTCGGTGATCTTCTTCGTCACGATCGGGACGCTGTTAGATCCCAGTATGTTCTTCCAGGAACCGCTGCTGCTGACCGCTGGCTTGATCGGGATGTTAGTTCTGAAAAGTGGGGCCGCTTCGATCGCGCTGAAGCTGGTCGGTCTGCAGTGGAAGACGGCGTTTGGGATGGGATTGGGACTGGCTCAACTGGGCGAGTTCTCCTTCCTGCTGATCTCCGAAGCCGCTGGACTGGGCTTGATCAGCCGCGACGATTACAACCGGATGCTGTTCATCGCGTTGGGGACGTTGATTCTCACGCCGCAATTGATTCGATACGGTTTGCGTTGGACGGAGCGGTCGCCCGACGAAGACCTTCACGGAATGCAACACCGACGCGACAGTGCGGTTTCGCGGCACGCGATCGTGATCGGAATCGGGTTGATCGGCCGCCAATTGGCTTCGCGGTTGGAGATCATGGGATCGGAGGTGCGGTTGGTCGATCAGAGTCCGATCAATCTGCACGGCTTTGCCCAGCAGGGCTTTCACACGACGGCCGGCGACGCGCGGGATCCCGACATCCTGCACCGGGCCGGAGCCGAGAACTGCGGTTTGTGTATCGTCAGCGTTCCCAGCGACGACGCGGCGCTGCAGATCGTCACCGCGCTGCGTGGGATCAATCACGATGCAGAGATCATCGTCCGCTGTCGCTATCAGGGGAACGTCCACCGGATTATGAAGGCGGGAGCCGCGGCGGTGGTCAGCGAAGAAGCCGAAGCGTCCAAGGCGATGTTGCAGTGGTGCGATCGCGCCGTGGGGCCGATCGAATAG
- a CDS encoding glycosyltransferase family 4 protein, translated as MRITCAIHSLTGGGAERVMAGLANRLAVEHAVTLITLDAAGEDRYRCDASVERIGLDQMSESGSIFQAIASNRRRIAAIRQAVAASKPDVVLSFCDKMNILTLAACKPLAVPVVVSERTQPAHQPIGRFWAALRRWHYPRAAACIVQTSAAGRAVSAWTSAATTIIPAAIDPPDANGIVDDVDRREKTLVSVGRLSQEKQIDRLIDAFGQLPESLHDWNFKIYGDGPQRPALAQQIETLRLTERVELCGWCDDVGAVFAKAGAFALTSRYEGFPNALLEAMASGVPSLSVDCDSGPGEIIDDGQTGLLVEQDDPAALSAGLARLLADRDLRQRLSDGGRSVVDRYSWDRFVQAYLDVLRSVTA; from the coding sequence GTGCGAATCACTTGTGCCATCCATTCGCTGACCGGCGGCGGTGCCGAACGCGTGATGGCCGGATTGGCAAACCGATTGGCTGTCGAACATGCGGTCACTCTGATCACGCTCGATGCGGCGGGCGAGGATCGCTATCGATGTGACGCATCGGTTGAGCGAATCGGGCTGGACCAGATGTCCGAGAGCGGTTCGATCTTCCAGGCGATCGCCAGCAACCGACGCCGGATCGCGGCGATTCGCCAAGCGGTCGCGGCGAGCAAGCCCGACGTCGTCCTCAGCTTTTGCGATAAGATGAACATCCTGACGCTCGCCGCCTGCAAGCCGCTGGCGGTGCCTGTCGTCGTCTCCGAACGGACTCAGCCCGCCCATCAACCGATCGGACGATTTTGGGCGGCGCTGCGCCGCTGGCACTATCCTCGCGCCGCCGCTTGCATCGTGCAGACCTCTGCCGCCGGCCGCGCTGTCTCGGCCTGGACCTCCGCGGCGACGACGATCATTCCCGCCGCGATCGATCCGCCCGACGCCAACGGAATCGTCGACGATGTCGATCGCCGCGAGAAGACATTGGTTTCGGTAGGCCGATTGTCGCAGGAAAAACAGATCGATCGCTTGATCGACGCCTTTGGGCAACTTCCCGAATCGCTGCATGATTGGAACTTTAAGATCTACGGCGACGGACCGCAACGGCCGGCACTCGCGCAACAAATCGAGACGCTTCGCTTGACGGAGCGCGTCGAATTATGCGGCTGGTGCGACGACGTCGGCGCAGTGTTCGCGAAGGCGGGAGCGTTTGCATTGACCAGTCGCTACGAAGGCTTTCCCAACGCGTTGTTGGAAGCGATGGCATCGGGCGTTCCATCGCTGTCGGTCGATTGCGACAGCGGTCCCGGCGAGATCATCGACGACGGGCAAACCGGCTTACTCGTCGAACAGGATGATCCCGCCGCGTTGTCCGCCGGCTTGGCGCGGCTTTTGGCAGACCGCGACCTGCGCCAACGGCTCTCGGACGGCGGGCGTTCGGTCGTCGATCGGTACAGCTGGGATCGGTTTGTCCAAGCGTATCTCGATGTCTTGCGATCGGTGACCGCTTGA
- a CDS encoding DNA-directed RNA polymerase subunit alpha C-terminal domain-containing protein: MTRIPLSQAEERARLRSERLELSIAEMELSVRTTNCLEETGIFTVRDLLQASPKRLLGISNFGEKTLEEVYAALEKLEFYRPGRSAQNEVLC, encoded by the coding sequence ATGACCCGCATTCCGCTAAGTCAAGCCGAAGAGCGTGCCCGCCTGCGTAGCGAGCGTCTGGAACTGAGTATCGCTGAGATGGAGCTTTCGGTTCGCACGACCAATTGCTTGGAAGAGACAGGCATCTTCACGGTCCGCGACCTGCTGCAGGCTTCCCCAAAACGCTTGTTGGGAATTTCCAACTTCGGCGAAAAGACCCTCGAAGAGGTCTACGCAGCGTTGGAAAAGTTGGAGTTCTATCGTCCGGGCCGCAGCGCCCAAAACGAAGTCCTCTGCTAA
- a CDS encoding SDR family oxidoreductase, with protein sequence MDAEIPLPLIVTGIAGVAGYNAFRYLRARFPGQVYGVRREDNWPLSGDGILGCNSDDFDRWQQIIDQIQPAAVLNCEGSCALKSCELDPQMAERINVTSVENLIRVLAPTTRFIHLSIDLVFSGDKDGGYTEEDTPDPVTVYGKTMVAAERLVLERRPDACVLRISLPMGISFNGHAGAIDWIQSRFKNGRPATLYFDEVRTPTYTDCLNLVVERLLGNDLAGLYHCGGPRNLSLYEIAQVINRVGGYDPKLLMGCPRIDAGPMPPRAGNVTMDSSRLIAALGDEVFHPWPLDCSMVPSDVDWHHDRSTLQGSPELLADVLYRNPRRVDSMPEFEDIESPSSSR encoded by the coding sequence ATGGACGCAGAGATACCGCTGCCTTTGATCGTCACCGGAATCGCTGGTGTCGCTGGTTACAATGCCTTCCGCTATTTGCGAGCTCGCTTTCCCGGCCAGGTCTACGGGGTCCGCCGCGAGGACAATTGGCCTCTTTCAGGCGATGGGATCCTGGGCTGCAATTCCGACGACTTCGATCGCTGGCAGCAGATCATCGATCAAATCCAACCGGCGGCGGTGCTGAACTGCGAGGGTTCGTGTGCCCTGAAATCGTGCGAATTGGATCCGCAGATGGCCGAGCGGATCAATGTGACGAGCGTCGAAAATTTGATCCGCGTGCTCGCGCCGACAACCCGCTTCATCCATCTGTCGATCGATTTGGTCTTCTCGGGCGATAAAGATGGCGGATACACCGAAGAGGACACTCCCGATCCAGTGACCGTCTACGGCAAGACGATGGTCGCGGCGGAGCGTTTGGTTTTGGAGCGACGCCCCGACGCTTGTGTGCTGCGGATTTCGCTACCGATGGGGATCAGTTTCAACGGGCACGCTGGAGCGATCGATTGGATCCAGTCCCGTTTTAAGAACGGCCGCCCCGCGACGCTCTACTTTGATGAAGTCCGCACGCCGACCTATACCGATTGTTTGAACCTGGTGGTGGAGCGGTTGTTGGGGAACGATTTGGCGGGGCTGTATCACTGCGGCGGGCCGCGGAATTTGAGCCTCTACGAGATCGCTCAGGTCATCAATCGCGTCGGCGGTTACGATCCCAAGCTGTTGATGGGATGCCCGCGGATCGACGCCGGACCGATGCCGCCGCGAGCGGGCAACGTGACAATGGACTCCAGTCGCTTGATCGCCGCGTTGGGCGATGAGGTCTTTCATCCGTGGCCGCTGGATTGTTCGATGGTTCCCAGCGATGTCGACTGGCACCACGATCGATCGACGTTGCAGGGATCGCCTGAACTGCTGGCCGACGTGCTGTATCGCAACCCGCGCCGCGTCGATTCGATGCCCGAGTTCGAAGATATCGAATCCCCCTCGTCGTCGAGGTAG